A genome region from Hippopotamus amphibius kiboko isolate mHipAmp2 chromosome 1, mHipAmp2.hap2, whole genome shotgun sequence includes the following:
- the CD5L gene encoding CD5 antigen-like isoform X2 — MALLFFLILESSARVRLVRGPHRCEGRVEVERNGQWGTVCDDGWDMNDVDVVCRELGCGAALKTPSGNLYKPLAEEDQKVLIQWVNCSGMENELTECEQVEDVFDCTHKEDAGAMCEKSPPRVRLVGGRHHCEGRVEVERNGQWGTVCNNGWDKKGAHVVCRELGCGAAVGTPSGNLYKPLAEDQKVLIQWVNCNGMENELTECEQVEDGFDCPHKEDAGVMCVLPETVRLFGGPGRCKGRVEVKHQGQWGTVCKAGWNLSAAKVVCRQLGCGKAILTKRCCNRDTQGKNFIWLSEVSCSGEEESLQDCPSALWGENNCTHADDMWVECEDPFDLRLVEGDTLCSGRLEVLHKGEWGSVCDDGWGKKEEQVVCKQLGCGKSTFLSSKARKKFVPGVGRIWLDDVRCSGKEQSLEHCQHRFWGHHNCNHKEDVAVNCSEQSSGLLHVSPDPLRP, encoded by the exons AGTCCTCAGCCAGAGTGCGACTGGTGAGAGGTCCACATCGCTGTGAAGGACGGGTGGAAGTGGAACGGAATGGCCAGTGGGGCACCGTGTGTGATGACGGCTGGGACATGAATGACGTGGATGTGGTGTGCCGGGAGCTGGGCTGTGGAGCAGCCTTGAAGACACCCAGTGGTAATTTATATAAGCCATTGGCAGAAGAAGACCAAAAAGTCCTCATCCAATGGGTCAACTGCAGTGGGATGGAAAATGAACTGACTGAATGTGAACAAGTGGAAGATGTTTTTGATTGCACCCACAAGGAGGATGCAGGGGCGATGTGTGAGA AGTCTCCACCCAGAGTGCGACTGGTGGGAGGTCGACATCACTGTGAAGGACGGGTGGAAGTGGAACGGAATGGCCAGTGGGGCACCGTGTGTAATAACGGCTGGGACAAGAAAGGCGCACATGTGGTGTGCCGGGAGCTGGGCTGTGGAGCAGCCGTGGGGACACCCAGTGGTAATTTATATAAGCCATTGGCAGAAGACCAAAAAGTCCTCATCCAATGGGTCAACTGCAATGGGATGGAAAATGAACTGACTGAATGTGAACAAGTGGAAGATGGTTTTGATTGCCCCCACAAGGAGGATGCAGGGGTGATGTGTGTGC TTCCAGAGACTGTGCGGCTGTTTGGTGGCCCTGGACGCTGCAAGGGGCGAGTGGAGGTGAAGCACCAAGGGCAATGGGGCACTGTGTGCAAAGCAGGCTGGAATCTCTCAGCTGCGAAGGTGGTATGCCGGCAGCTGGGTTGTGGGAAGGCTATATTGACCAAAAGATGCTGCAACAGGGACACTCAGGGCAAGAATTTCATCTGGCTGAGCGAGGTGTCATGctcaggagaagaagaaagcctTCAAGATTGCCCTTCTGCTCTCTGGGGGGAGAATAACTGCACCCATGCTGACGACATGTGGGTTGAATGTGAAG ATCCCTTTGACTTGAGGCTGGTAGAAGGAGACACCCTCTGCTCTGGGCGACTGGAGGTGCTGCACAAGGGCGAATGGGGCTCTGTCTGTGATGATGGCTGGGGAAAAAAGGAGGAGCAAGTGGTGTGTAAGCAACTGGGCTGTGGGAAGTCAACCTTTCTGTCCTCTAAAGCTCGGAAAAAATTTGTCCCTGGAGTTGGCCGCATCTGGTTAGATGATGTTCGTTGCTCGGGGAAGGAGCAGTCCCTCGAACACTGTCAGCACAGGTTCTGGGGGCATCACAACTGCAACCACAAGGAAGATGTGGCCGTGAACTGCTCAG AACAGTCGTCTGGCCTTCTTCATGTTTCCCCTGACCCCCTCAGGCCCTGA
- the CD5L gene encoding CD5 antigen-like isoform X1 → MALLFFLILAFCTGPALLESSARVRLVRGPHRCEGRVEVERNGQWGTVCDDGWDMNDVDVVCRELGCGAALKTPSGNLYKPLAEEDQKVLIQWVNCSGMENELTECEQVEDVFDCTHKEDAGAMCEKSPPRVRLVGGRHHCEGRVEVERNGQWGTVCNNGWDKKGAHVVCRELGCGAAVGTPSGNLYKPLAEDQKVLIQWVNCNGMENELTECEQVEDGFDCPHKEDAGVMCVLPETVRLFGGPGRCKGRVEVKHQGQWGTVCKAGWNLSAAKVVCRQLGCGKAILTKRCCNRDTQGKNFIWLSEVSCSGEEESLQDCPSALWGENNCTHADDMWVECEDPFDLRLVEGDTLCSGRLEVLHKGEWGSVCDDGWGKKEEQVVCKQLGCGKSTFLSSKARKKFVPGVGRIWLDDVRCSGKEQSLEHCQHRFWGHHNCNHKEDVAVNCSEQSSGLLHVSPDPLRP, encoded by the exons CCTTTTGCACTGGACCTGCCCTCCTAG AGTCCTCAGCCAGAGTGCGACTGGTGAGAGGTCCACATCGCTGTGAAGGACGGGTGGAAGTGGAACGGAATGGCCAGTGGGGCACCGTGTGTGATGACGGCTGGGACATGAATGACGTGGATGTGGTGTGCCGGGAGCTGGGCTGTGGAGCAGCCTTGAAGACACCCAGTGGTAATTTATATAAGCCATTGGCAGAAGAAGACCAAAAAGTCCTCATCCAATGGGTCAACTGCAGTGGGATGGAAAATGAACTGACTGAATGTGAACAAGTGGAAGATGTTTTTGATTGCACCCACAAGGAGGATGCAGGGGCGATGTGTGAGA AGTCTCCACCCAGAGTGCGACTGGTGGGAGGTCGACATCACTGTGAAGGACGGGTGGAAGTGGAACGGAATGGCCAGTGGGGCACCGTGTGTAATAACGGCTGGGACAAGAAAGGCGCACATGTGGTGTGCCGGGAGCTGGGCTGTGGAGCAGCCGTGGGGACACCCAGTGGTAATTTATATAAGCCATTGGCAGAAGACCAAAAAGTCCTCATCCAATGGGTCAACTGCAATGGGATGGAAAATGAACTGACTGAATGTGAACAAGTGGAAGATGGTTTTGATTGCCCCCACAAGGAGGATGCAGGGGTGATGTGTGTGC TTCCAGAGACTGTGCGGCTGTTTGGTGGCCCTGGACGCTGCAAGGGGCGAGTGGAGGTGAAGCACCAAGGGCAATGGGGCACTGTGTGCAAAGCAGGCTGGAATCTCTCAGCTGCGAAGGTGGTATGCCGGCAGCTGGGTTGTGGGAAGGCTATATTGACCAAAAGATGCTGCAACAGGGACACTCAGGGCAAGAATTTCATCTGGCTGAGCGAGGTGTCATGctcaggagaagaagaaagcctTCAAGATTGCCCTTCTGCTCTCTGGGGGGAGAATAACTGCACCCATGCTGACGACATGTGGGTTGAATGTGAAG ATCCCTTTGACTTGAGGCTGGTAGAAGGAGACACCCTCTGCTCTGGGCGACTGGAGGTGCTGCACAAGGGCGAATGGGGCTCTGTCTGTGATGATGGCTGGGGAAAAAAGGAGGAGCAAGTGGTGTGTAAGCAACTGGGCTGTGGGAAGTCAACCTTTCTGTCCTCTAAAGCTCGGAAAAAATTTGTCCCTGGAGTTGGCCGCATCTGGTTAGATGATGTTCGTTGCTCGGGGAAGGAGCAGTCCCTCGAACACTGTCAGCACAGGTTCTGGGGGCATCACAACTGCAACCACAAGGAAGATGTGGCCGTGAACTGCTCAG AACAGTCGTCTGGCCTTCTTCATGTTTCCCCTGACCCCCTCAGGCCCTGA